The nucleotide window TAGGAGAGGCTGAATTGGTTTGGATTTCGCAGGGCGTTAGCTACACAGTCTGGGAGGGTTAACCATGAACAAAGCTATTTTAGTTTATTTTATTGCGTGCATTAACGTCTTTGGGAGCGATCTATTCATCCCCGAGCCTATTACCATAGAGGTGCCGAAAGTTGTCATGAAGCGGCCCGAGGGCAAGGCCGAAGGAACTGTAAAGCACACAATAATAGGAGCGTTATATGACTCCAATCAAATTGTATTGACCGGTGTAAGAGCACAAGAGCCCGAAAAGGCTTTTTTGAATCCTTATGCACTACTCGATGAATTAGTGCTGCATTACAAAAACAAGGATTTCGAAGCATTAGTAAACCTATTCTCGCCTAGTTCACGACCTGAAATGCAGCTTCGCCTGAATCATCCCGAAAGGGGCGATAAAATAAAGGCTCATTTGGCCGGCATAAAGCAGTTTGAGATTATTGCTTCATGGATTGTTGTTCCGAATAAATTAATCGTATTAGCAAAATCATCGCCCTCAGGCCTCCCCATGCCGCAGTTATTGGTGTTTGAAGGAGGGAGATGGTATATGATCGCAGGCGAAAAAATCACGTCGGACGTATCCAATTCACTTGGCGCATTATATGCAGCTGGTCGCAATAATTCCGAGGTGAAAATTTCGCAGCCATCTCCCGAGGAAATCCTTCTTTTAACATCTTCGGGGTTAGCTGAGCTTGCAGATAAACTCAAGCCTCGGATCAATAACTAGTCAACATAACGGATACTAGGTTTTCACGTGCCTACTCTCCATGCCTGCCTCTATCAAGCGGCAGGCATTTAATTTGCGATAACCTAGGGTAAAAGCGCACGATTTTATATAATGGCAAACATTAAGCGCCCGAGCATTATTTTAGTATTAGGGATTAGCCTAGCACTAACAATTATAGCTACTTTCGTTTATTATACCTACATTAGGCCCGCTCACTTCCCTGTGGTAAGCGGCAAAATTGTTGCGCACGATGTTGAATATCGTATTAGAAAAAAACGAGCAGTGCTGGCGTGCGTAAAAGTTGAATTCGAATTTCAAGGGGCTAGTCACTTGGAAAGCGATTGCAGCGTTGCCGGACGCAAGTTTGCGGACAAAGAAACAGCCCTATCCTACTTGGTAGCGCATTACCCTATTGGGCCGGTTAGAATACGTGTTAATCCGCAAAACCCTTCCGAGATAACTCTAGTTTCACCTTAATTAAATAGCTATGACTTCAAGAATATTAAATTGCGTCGTGCCACTATGCATGCTTGCCTTGACCTCGGCAGCATTCGGTCAAATCAAGTGGGCAGAAGAAAATCCTGAATTTTCAATTCAGGCAGAAGATGCTTCTTTTAACTTTAAGCTGAATGTACAAAACACGTCCGATCGTGATATTCAAATAACTAAGGTTACTGCTAGTTGTGGCTGCACATTAGCCGCCGCAGAGCCTTCTCTAGTCCATCCTGGTGACATAGCTACTATAAACGGTATCTACAAGCCGGGAAATAGAACTGGAATGAATTTCGTGACTGTGACTGTGAGTGGGCGATTTGACTCTAATTCATCTAAATTAGGAGGATCAGTTGAGAAATCGGACTTCGCCTCATCCGTTAAGATCAAATTTAATATAGCGCAGTCTGTGTCTATTAAGCCGGGCATATTAATGTGGCGGAAGGACGCGGCGCCTATTGCAAAGCATGTAAGCATTGTAACTAAAGGCCAATCCACCATTCGGATAGCGGATATTAAACTGAATGATGAGCTTTATAGTTATGAACTTATTAATGAAACCGCCTCCGGCTCTTTCAAAATTGTCGTATCCCCCATCTCTACACAAAGTTTTTCACGGGAAACGGTTAGCTTTCAGGTCGTTAATGATTCAGGCAAAGCCCGCACTTATTATGTCCAGTTGATCGTTCGATAAAATTTCTCGGAGTAAGGCCTAAAAGCCCCCCCCCTAGTTCGTTGTGGTCACTTGTCCTTTTACTACGTTCATGATTCGCTACAAATCATTTCAAATTTCAATTATGTAGCTGGGGTGGGGGGCCAATCCGAAGGGGGCAATTCGTTTTTTGTTAGTTTTAAAGGCAGCAAAACTTACTTGAATCCATTTGCCTTTCCCCAAATCCTTTAAGCACACATTGAACTCGTTCCATCGTCCTAATGCTTTAAGGTGCTAAAGACAGTTTTTCCAGTAATTATTAATGCCCTGAGACAGATATTGCCTTAAATGATAAAGCATGCCCGGTTCCTTTCCTTGAGGCTAAACGCCTTGCCTGTAATGTTCGGAGTAATTGTGTTGGGCTCCACAGTTTTACCGCTTTTAGTTTCCTGCTTTCTCAAACAATCGAATCATTATAGCCTTGGGCATTGGTCAATTAATGAATTATCGGCCACCGATCTCTCGCTTGCTCAGTCGAGCACCCTAATTGTTGATGCTCGCGCCTTCGCTGACTATCAAAAAGGCCATATAGCTGCCGCGCTTTCACTGAGCCCCGAACGCTGGGA belongs to Opitutus sp. and includes:
- a CDS encoding DUF1573 domain-containing protein, producing MLALTSAAFGQIKWAEENPEFSIQAEDASFNFKLNVQNTSDRDIQITKVTASCGCTLAAAEPSLVHPGDIATINGIYKPGNRTGMNFVTVTVSGRFDSNSSKLGGSVEKSDFASSVKIKFNIAQSVSIKPGILMWRKDAAPIAKHVSIVTKGQSTIRIADIKLNDELYSYELINETASGSFKIVVSPISTQSFSRETVSFQVVNDSGKARTYYVQLIVR
- a CDS encoding rhodanese-like domain-containing protein translates to MFGVIVLGSTVLPLLVSCFLKQSNHYSLGHWSINELSATDLSLAQSSTLIVDARAFADYQKGHIAAALSLSPERWDESLGDFLSAWSPERPVVVYCGGQACGLSKDVALKILSDLPDAKVFVLKGGYPAWQTYQAQKNPAAL